A genomic stretch from Candidatus Methanomethylophilaceae archaeon includes:
- a CDS encoding iron ABC transporter permease, whose protein sequence is MSSRGMEGIEQSVDRWISRRETDGSDRHMAEYNRYIGKKLLFIAICIAAAILAAGYDLTIGPYDISIWETYKVIIDHILGNPVEYSDDLVIWTMRLPRIVTGVIAGFGLAIAGVVMQTILRNPLADPYTTGVSSGASFGASLAIGFGLSVAGGGSLGIVANAFAFSLIPMAVIIFVSKMRGASPATMVMAGIAVMYIFNAMTTMIKLWVDADTLANIFAWSVGTLDVKGWSHIATMFAFTFVSGILLMIMSRRLNVLSTGDESARSIGINANRLRLISLFVVSMLTAGIVSFTGLIGFVGLVCPHIARMVVGSDVKYLLPASGFFGSALLIVADIVGRSVFEGSALQVGVVTAFIGGPMFLWLIIRQKKETW, encoded by the coding sequence TATCGGAAAGAAACTGCTGTTCATAGCGATATGCATAGCGGCGGCGATATTGGCCGCCGGATACGATCTTACGATAGGCCCCTACGACATCAGCATCTGGGAGACTTACAAAGTCATCATCGACCATATCCTCGGCAATCCCGTGGAGTACAGCGACGACCTGGTGATCTGGACCATGAGGCTTCCTCGCATCGTCACCGGAGTTATCGCCGGATTCGGGTTGGCCATCGCAGGAGTAGTGATGCAGACCATCCTGCGCAACCCATTGGCCGATCCGTATACCACCGGAGTCTCCTCAGGCGCATCCTTCGGGGCCTCTCTGGCCATAGGGTTCGGACTGTCGGTGGCCGGCGGAGGGAGCCTCGGAATAGTGGCCAACGCATTCGCCTTCTCGCTCATACCGATGGCCGTCATTATCTTCGTCTCTAAGATGCGCGGAGCGTCCCCTGCCACCATGGTGATGGCTGGGATCGCGGTCATGTACATTTTCAACGCCATGACGACGATGATCAAACTGTGGGTGGACGCCGACACCCTGGCCAACATTTTCGCGTGGAGCGTCGGAACTCTGGATGTGAAAGGCTGGAGCCACATAGCCACGATGTTCGCGTTCACATTCGTCTCGGGAATCCTGCTTATGATTATGTCCCGCCGCCTGAACGTTCTGTCCACAGGTGACGAATCCGCCCGCTCGATAGGGATAAACGCCAACCGCCTGAGGCTGATATCTCTGTTCGTGGTGTCGATGCTCACTGCGGGAATCGTGAGTTTCACCGGCCTCATAGGATTCGTCGGGCTCGTCTGCCCGCACATAGCAAGGATGGTCGTCGGATCGGACGTGAAATACCTCCTCCCCGCTTCGGGATTCTTCGGCTCCGCGCTTCTCATCGTCGCAGACATAGTCGGCAGGAGCGTCTTCGAAGGGAGCGCGCTGCAGGTCGGAGTTGTGACCGCATTCATCGGCGGTCCGATGTTCCTGTGGCTCATCATCAGGCAGAAGAAGGAGACGTGGTGA
- a CDS encoding ABC transporter ATP-binding protein, which produces MSEPLIEVEGLTFGYGERTILHDISFRIDNPGFYCIIGPNGVGKSTLIKCITGHIKPDSGSVRISGKDVRGYKLDELAKIVGYVPVMNADFNVMTVLDTVLIGRYAHQKWRTTSEDLAVAHGALECMEIGDLAMRYFSELSAGQRQKVSLARGLVQEPTILILDEPTSNLDVRHQMYVSAFLRMLSKKTGMTVLMISHDLNLAAKFSDEVLVMEPPGKLYGMGSPSEIVTAEMIERVYDVPCEIIDDHGSPHVILQL; this is translated from the coding sequence ATGTCTGAACCTCTGATAGAAGTCGAAGGGCTGACGTTCGGGTACGGCGAGCGCACGATACTCCATGACATCTCCTTCAGAATTGATAATCCCGGATTCTATTGCATAATAGGCCCCAACGGCGTCGGGAAATCGACACTCATCAAATGCATAACCGGCCACATAAAGCCCGATTCCGGGTCCGTGAGGATATCCGGGAAAGACGTCCGCGGATACAAGCTGGACGAGCTCGCGAAGATCGTAGGGTACGTCCCGGTCATGAACGCGGATTTCAATGTGATGACCGTCCTGGACACCGTTCTGATAGGCAGATACGCCCATCAGAAATGGAGGACCACGTCCGAAGATCTGGCCGTGGCGCATGGGGCGCTGGAATGCATGGAGATAGGGGACCTGGCAATGAGATATTTCAGCGAGCTCTCCGCCGGGCAGAGGCAGAAAGTTTCGTTGGCCAGAGGTTTGGTGCAGGAACCGACGATATTGATACTGGATGAGCCCACCTCCAATCTTGACGTCCGCCATCAGATGTATGTGTCGGCTTTCCTCAGGATGCTGTCCAAGAAAACCGGGATGACGGTGCTCATGATAAGCCACGACCTGAATCTGGCAGCCAAATTCTCTGACGAAGTCCTGGTCATGGAACCTCCAGGGAAATTATATGGCATGGGCAGCCCCTCAGAAATCGTAACCGCTGAAATGATCGAGAGAGTCTACGACGTGCCGTGCGAAATCATCGACGACCACGGATCGCCGCATGTCATCCTTCAACTATGA
- a CDS encoding DNA topoisomerase VI subunit B: MPSDESIEKPAAPKRKKTPTAEQMAAKQQEISVTEFFEKNKQILGFDSRSKSLLMGIKEAVDNSLDACEEANILPDIEVCIDKFGDEDYHISVEDNGPGIVHRMIPNVFGRLLYGSRFHALRQSRGQQGIGISATVMYGNITTGKPAHVQSKIEGEDEVASGMDIVIDTKTNRPIVSNDKPFDWKGKEHGTKIEYTIKGRYITGKQSVFEYLKDTAIVNPHAEIVFRDPDGKKYTFERATDIMPPRPKEIKPHPEGMEIGDLLKYSSASAQKTVSAFLKNDFSRITDRIAKEIVQKSGVDGDKKPSAITREDAIAILAAIADVKIMAPPTDCLSPIGDTLIKKGLMHVLDGLRPEYYATPVTRSPKAVNGNPFVVEAGIVYGGDIPSDSQVQILRFANRVPLLYQQGACAITKAISEMDWRRYGLEQRGGKGIPFGPAIILVHVASTKVPFTSEGKEAVASFPELQSEIGLALRLCARNLKSHLNKMERKKKTHAKFEIVQEILPDMAKKAADHLGKPVPNLDRTITRIMNVVWVEPSMKKESKKRSITYTVYNYTSTVRTFRLHAQLPKESLKDLSIYTSPYFLDINDEGKANWEIRDIQPSAHVEVSFDLVGDMADTFDPDDIYFSGLNPVMVMGAEMLPGDWGIKGMEIIESADDYVVDDEEEKEEEEEDLDDE; the protein is encoded by the coding sequence ATGCCTTCTGACGAATCAATCGAAAAACCGGCCGCGCCGAAGAGGAAGAAGACCCCTACGGCGGAGCAGATGGCCGCCAAGCAGCAAGAGATCTCCGTCACGGAGTTCTTCGAGAAGAACAAGCAGATCCTCGGGTTCGATTCCCGCTCCAAATCGCTTCTCATGGGGATCAAAGAGGCCGTGGACAACTCCCTCGATGCCTGCGAGGAAGCCAATATCCTTCCGGACATAGAGGTCTGCATAGACAAGTTCGGCGACGAGGATTACCACATTTCCGTCGAGGATAACGGCCCCGGAATCGTGCACAGGATGATACCGAACGTCTTCGGCCGCCTTCTGTACGGATCCAGATTCCACGCCCTGAGGCAATCCAGAGGGCAGCAGGGAATCGGGATATCCGCGACCGTCATGTACGGAAACATCACGACTGGGAAGCCCGCCCATGTCCAATCCAAGATCGAGGGCGAGGACGAGGTCGCCTCCGGGATGGACATCGTCATAGACACGAAGACCAACCGCCCCATCGTCTCCAACGACAAGCCGTTCGACTGGAAAGGCAAGGAGCATGGTACCAAAATCGAATACACGATCAAAGGGCGCTACATAACCGGGAAGCAGTCCGTGTTCGAATACCTGAAGGACACCGCGATAGTCAACCCGCACGCGGAGATCGTGTTCCGCGACCCGGACGGGAAGAAGTACACGTTCGAGAGGGCCACGGACATCATGCCTCCCCGTCCCAAAGAGATCAAGCCCCACCCCGAAGGGATGGAGATCGGAGACCTCCTGAAATATTCCTCGGCATCCGCCCAGAAGACCGTATCCGCCTTCCTGAAGAACGATTTCTCCAGGATAACTGACAGGATCGCCAAAGAGATCGTCCAGAAATCCGGGGTCGACGGTGACAAGAAACCCTCCGCCATAACCCGCGAGGACGCCATCGCCATACTGGCCGCCATCGCCGACGTGAAGATAATGGCGCCTCCTACGGATTGCCTGTCGCCTATCGGAGACACCCTGATCAAGAAAGGTCTGATGCACGTCTTGGACGGCCTCCGGCCAGAGTATTATGCCACCCCCGTGACCCGCTCCCCCAAAGCCGTGAACGGCAACCCGTTCGTCGTGGAGGCCGGGATAGTCTACGGCGGCGACATCCCATCGGACAGCCAGGTCCAGATCCTCAGGTTCGCCAACAGGGTCCCGCTCCTGTACCAGCAGGGCGCGTGCGCCATAACTAAAGCCATCTCCGAGATGGATTGGAGGAGATATGGGCTGGAGCAGAGGGGAGGGAAAGGCATACCGTTCGGGCCGGCCATCATCCTTGTCCATGTGGCATCCACGAAGGTCCCGTTCACCTCCGAAGGCAAGGAAGCCGTCGCCAGTTTCCCCGAGCTGCAGAGCGAGATCGGCCTCGCCCTGAGGCTGTGCGCCAGGAATCTCAAGAGCCATCTGAACAAGATGGAGCGCAAGAAGAAGACCCACGCCAAATTCGAGATCGTCCAGGAGATCCTTCCGGACATGGCGAAGAAGGCCGCCGACCACCTCGGGAAGCCCGTGCCCAACTTGGACAGGACCATCACCCGCATCATGAACGTCGTTTGGGTGGAGCCGTCGATGAAGAAGGAATCCAAGAAGCGCTCCATTACCTACACAGTTTACAATTACACCAGCACGGTCCGCACCTTCAGGCTCCACGCTCAGCTCCCGAAGGAATCGCTGAAAGACCTTTCGATCTATACATCGCCTTATTTCCTGGACATTAACGATGAAGGCAAGGCCAACTGGGAGATACGCGACATCCAGCCGTCCGCGCACGTGGAAGTTTCGTTCGACCTGGTCGGAGACATGGCGGACACGTTCGACCCCGATGACATCTACTTCTCCGGCCTCAACCCGGTGATGGTCATGGGCGCGGAGATGCTCCCCGGGGACTGGGGAATCAAAGGCATGGAGATTATCGAATCGGCGGACGATTACGTCGTGGACGACGAAGAGGAGAAGGAAGAGGAGGAAGAAGACCTTGACGACGAATGA
- a CDS encoding DNA topoisomerase IV subunit A, which translates to MTTNERQQKALESLTDVVEGIYDQLDGGEIPSMELPLRSKKNIEFDTQHNVWTYGDIKTSRTAKTVNGAVMMLRTVYTSDFINDMIRDSKSSTLREMYYISEGWNNAKFHSQDESNLLAEDLETITGCMREDFKLRPEESGAHVYGDLNFTTMTKKGMKTMNCIDDVSEAGFAVPYKVEEDTFQIDPGNTKFIMAIETGGMYARLIENGFPEKYGCTLVHLSGQPARSTRRLIKRLNEEYNLPVTVFTDGDPWSFRIFASVAYGAIKTAHISEYLATPTAQFIGVTASDILNYDLPTDKLNDKDIGALNAELSDPRFADEFWVTEIQAMLEMKKKSEQQALAKYGLDYVTDTYLPEKLTDMGIL; encoded by the coding sequence TTGACGACGAATGAAAGGCAGCAGAAAGCGCTGGAAAGCCTCACCGACGTGGTCGAGGGCATCTACGACCAGCTTGACGGCGGGGAGATACCCTCTATGGAGCTTCCCCTCAGATCGAAGAAGAACATAGAATTCGACACCCAGCACAACGTCTGGACCTACGGGGACATAAAGACGTCGCGCACCGCGAAGACCGTGAACGGCGCCGTGATGATGCTGAGGACTGTGTACACCTCGGACTTCATCAACGACATGATCCGCGACAGCAAATCCTCCACCTTAAGGGAGATGTACTACATCTCTGAGGGATGGAACAACGCAAAATTCCACAGCCAGGACGAGAGCAACCTTCTTGCCGAAGATCTGGAAACTATCACCGGATGCATGAGGGAGGATTTCAAGCTCCGCCCGGAGGAATCCGGCGCCCACGTCTACGGGGACCTCAACTTCACCACCATGACCAAGAAAGGCATGAAGACGATGAACTGCATCGACGACGTCTCCGAGGCCGGATTCGCCGTCCCGTACAAAGTCGAGGAAGATACGTTCCAGATCGATCCCGGGAACACGAAGTTCATCATGGCGATAGAGACAGGAGGTATGTACGCCAGGCTGATCGAGAACGGGTTCCCGGAGAAGTATGGGTGCACTCTCGTCCACCTGTCCGGACAGCCCGCCAGATCCACCAGAAGGCTGATAAAGAGGCTGAACGAGGAATACAACCTTCCTGTGACCGTGTTCACCGACGGCGACCCGTGGTCGTTCAGGATCTTCGCCTCGGTGGCTTATGGGGCCATCAAGACTGCGCACATATCCGAGTACCTCGCCACGCCCACTGCCCAGTTCATAGGCGTCACCGCTTCGGACATCCTGAACTACGACCTCCCCACGGACAAGCTCAACGACAAGGATATCGGGGCGCTCAACGCCGAGCTCAGCGACCCTAGGTTCGCGGACGAATTCTGGGTCACGGAGATCCAGGCGATGCTGGAGATGAAAAAGAAATCTGAGCAGCAGGCGCTGGCCAAATACGGCCTGGACTACGTCACGGACACGTACCTTCCTGAGAAGCTCACCGACATGGGCATCCTGTGA